A single Pan paniscus chromosome 21, NHGRI_mPanPan1-v2.0_pri, whole genome shotgun sequence DNA region contains:
- the DEFB129 gene encoding beta-defensin 129: MKLLFPIFASLMLQYQVNTEFIGLRRCLMGLGRCRDHCNVDEKEIQKCKMKKCCVGPKVVKLIKNYLQYGTPNVLNEDVQEMLKPAKNSSAVIQRKHILSVLPQMKSTSFFANTNFVIIPNATPMNSATISTMTPGQITYTTTSTKSNTKESRDSATASPPPAPPPPNILPTPSLELEEAEEQ, from the exons ATGAAGCTCCTTTTTCCTATCTTTGCCAGCCTCATGCTACAGTACCAGGTGAACACAG AATTTATTGGCTTGAGACGCTGTTTAATGGGTTTGGGGAGATGCAGGGATCACTGCAATGTGGATGAAAAAGAGATACAGAAATGCAAGATGAAAAAATGTTGTGTTGGACCAAAAGTGGTTAAATTGATTAAAAACTACCTGCAATATGGAACACCAAATGTACTTAATGAAGACGTCCAAGAAATGCTAAAACCTGCCAAGAATTCTAGTGCTGTGatacaaagaaaacatattttatctgTTCTCCCCCAAATGAAAAGCACTAGCTTTTTTGCTAATACCAACTTTGTCATCATTCCAAATGCCACCCCTATGAACTCTGCCACCATCAGCACTATGACCCCAGGACAGATCACATACACTACTACTTCTACCAAGAGTAACACCAAAGAAAGCAGAGATTCTGCCACTGCCTcgccaccaccagcaccacctcCACCAAACATACTGCCAACACCATCACTGGAGCTAGAGGAAGCAGAAGAGCAGTAA